The Solanum pennellii chromosome 11, SPENNV200 genome contains a region encoding:
- the LOC107003848 gene encoding uncharacterized protein LOC107003848: protein MQAQVNQQNVQRENPPIRSIADMLLDFTRMNPPIFTGSKTFEDPQEFMDEVQNILGAMGATDTKKAELASNKLKDVEQTWCKMWQDRRDFGEVSVTWEMSKTAFLERFFPREMRKYAASLVSYNRHEMNRFLTGIAEDLKEECRAVMLHDTWTFQGLWSMSSKWRKAERGSTLRLKKGLSHQGESSSSKGLYDKNSESKVKRNNGVDTPQERPPCRKCGKLHGGECMVGTNAC, encoded by the exons ATGCAGGCCCAGGTGAACCAGCAGAATGTCCAAAGGGAGAACCCACCAATACGTAGCATAGCTGACATGCTACTAGACtttacaaggatgaatcctcctattttcacagggtccAAGACTTTTGAGGATCCCCAGGAATTCATGGATGAGGTACAAAACATTTTGGGGGCCatgggggccacagatactAAGAAGGCTGAGCTGGCTTCCAATAAGCTCAAGGATGTTgaacagacttggtgcaagatgtggcaggatagaCGAGATTTTGGCGAAGTTTCTGTCACGTGGGAGATGTCGAAGACGGCCTTCCTGGAGAGATTtttccctagagagatgagaAA GTATGCTGCTTCTCTTGTGTCTTACAACAGGCACGAGATGAATAGATTCTTGACAGGGATTGCTGAGGATCTCAaggaggagtgtagggcagTTATGCTTCATGACACATGGACCTTTCAAGgattatggtccatgtccagcaAGTGGAGGAAAGCAGAAAGAGGAAGCACACTAAG GcttaagaagggactctcccaccaaggggagtcaagttccTCCAAGGGTCTCTATGATAAGAATTCTGAGTCcaaagttaagagaaacaatggagtagatacacctcaggagagaCCACCTTGCAGGAAGTGTGGAAAACTACATGGAGGGGAGTGTATGGTGGGCACTAACGCTTGTTAA